A single region of the Halobacterium wangiae genome encodes:
- a CDS encoding DUF7344 domain-containing protein, translating to MTDNRLDAHIRLVSDRQRRRVIRRLRETADDETTVDSLVDELHSTEPIQADGGAMERSELSIQLRHTHLPKLASHGVVDYDQESGTLSYLSHEQVEAVLDALPTQLAHAEL from the coding sequence GTGACCGACAACCGCCTCGACGCGCACATCAGGCTCGTCTCCGACAGACAGCGACGTAGAGTCATCCGACGATTGCGTGAGACGGCGGACGACGAGACGACGGTCGACAGCCTCGTCGACGAACTGCACAGCACCGAGCCGATTCAGGCCGACGGCGGCGCCATGGAACGGAGCGAACTTTCCATCCAGTTACGCCACACGCACCTGCCGAAGCTCGCCAGCCACGGCGTGGTCGACTACGACCAGGAGAGCGGGACGCTCAGCTACCTGTCCCACGAACAGGTCGAGGCGGTGCTGGACGCGCTCCCGACGCAACTCGCGCACGCGGAACTCTGA